TTTCGCCGTGGCACTGAAAACGGAAGTGCCCCGGCTCAATCACTCCAGCATGGACCGGACCGACGGCAACTTCATGGACTTCCTCCCCTTCGACCCGATAATAATCCATCTCCCCCGGCAGCGGTCTTTCCTCTCCGCGATTCCAGGCGTCGCTGCCAGCACGCCAACGTCGATGGAAACGGACCGGTTTGAACCAGGGATGGCCGGTCGGGATGACCCCGTAGGCTTCGGCAATCTCCCGCTCAAAGAGATGGAGTTGCGGGCAGTGCGGGGTGAGGGAGGGGAAGCTGCGGCCGACTGTGCAGCGCAGAATCAGCAGTTCCCCTTCCCAGCAGCGGGCGATGATGGCAAAGAGTTCGAGATCATCCCCTTCCGGCTGCGGTCTCGCAAAGTAGGCAACAATCCGCCCACCCTTCTTGCACAATTCGAGACAGAGTTCACTAAAGCGTTCATAAGCCAGGAGGGGCAAGGCGGTCAGGGCAATAGATCCGGGATTTTTAGTGATCTTGCCAAATTCTTGCGGAGTCATCATTGCACCTCCAACAGGACGACAGCCTCTTCCAGTAAACGGCGCAGCGCCGGCGGGAGATAAAGTCCGAGCAGCAGAACCAGGAGGAGCAGGAGGAGAGGGGGCGCCACCAGCAGAAAAGTATCCTTGAATTCCGAGTCGGCGGTGGCGTCCGGCGTCCCCTGCACCATCCCCAGCACTGTCGATCCCATACCGATAAAGACGATCGCCAAAAGGAGGAGGAAGGCTCCGGCCAGCCAGTAGTGACCGCCGGCAAAGATGCCACGCAGTATTGTAAACTCACTGATAAACGGCCCGAAGGGAGGAGAGCCGGTGACTGCAAAAAATCCGGCGAGAAAGATCGTCCCCGAGATCGGCAGACGCCGCATGGAGCCGTGAATATCGGTGATCTTTTTGCTGGCAAAGGCGCGATGGATGTTGCCGACCGAAAGGAACATGCACCCCTTGGTCAGGGCATTGTTGACCAGATGCAGCAGGGCGCCGAAGGTGGCGAGGCCGCCGATGCCGATGCCTATGGCAAGGATCCCCATATGCTCGACACTCGAATAAGCGAGCATCCGCTTTACATCGTTCTGGCGCACCATGAAGATGGCGGCGATGAGGAGAGAGAGGACGCCGAGGGCGAGGAGTTGCTGCCGGGCCAGGTCTCCGAGACCGGCAGCATTCATCAGCTGTACGGCGCGCAGGATGGCGAGGAAGGAGATGCTCGTCAACCCGCCGGCAAGGAGAGCGCCGATCATCCCCGGCGCTTCGCCGTATGCGTCCGGTTTCCAGCTGTGCAGCGGCGCCAGTCCCATCTTGGTGCCGAATCCGACGAGGAGGAAGACAAAGCCGGCCCGCAGCCAGGCCGTCGAAAGGGCTGAGCTTTCGGCCAGGAGGTGGTCAAATTGCAGAGTCACCTCGACCCCTCCAAGGAGCGCCGCATAAGCAAGAAAGAGCATGCCGAGGAGGGCGAGGGCAATGCCGACGGAGCAGATCAGGAGATACTTCCAGGTGGCTTCGATCGATAAGCGATTGCGGTTGTAGTAGATCAGCGGGGCGCTGGCGATCGTCGTCGCCTCAACCGCCATCCACAGGAGCCCGAGGTGACGGGCCGCCGTTGCCAGGGTCATGGCCGACAGAAAGATCAGCAGGCAGGCGACGATGGTGCGGGTTCCTCGACCGCTGCGCAGTTGCAGATAGCTGACAGCATAAATCGAACAGGCAAAGTAGAGGGTCGAGGTCACCAGCAGCACAAGGAGCGACAAGGCATCGAGACCAATCCAGAGATTACCGGTGGGGGGATGCCAGGCGATGATCGCCACGCCGCCGAGGTGCAGGGTGCCGGCCAGGGGGAGGAGCCGGCAGCGCCATCGTTCTGACGGTAGAAATAGAGCCAGGGCGCCGAACAACAGAGGGAAGAAGATCAGAAAAAGGAGCATCATCTATTCCTTTAACGCCGAAAGACGTTCAGTATTCACCGTCGAGAATTCGCGATTGATCTGATTGATGACGATCCCCATGACAAAGATTCCGACCAGCATGTCGAGGAGGACCCCGGCCTCGACCATCAACGGCATCGCTTCAGAAAGGAGGATGCCGAAGATGAAGATGCCGTTTTCAAGGATAAGGTAACCGACGACCTGGGTGATCGCTTTCCGTCGGGTCATGAGCAGAAGAAAACCGCTGAAGAAGGTCGCTAATGCTGTCGGGATAAAGAGACTGCCGCGGTGTGCGGCAATCAACGGTAGGTAATTGGCAAAGATGAAAGCGCCGGAAGTGACCAGGGCACCAAGGGCGAGGGTTGGGATAAAACCGATCAGAGGTTCCATCTCGCGGCGGATGCGCACTTCCCGGATGGTGCGGGTGAGAAGATTGGGAATCAGGATCGCCTTGATCAATAGTGCCCAGAAAGCGAGGATCAGGGTGTGCAGGGAAAGCCCGTGCGCCACCAAGGGCAGCAGGGCCAGCAGTCCGCCCTGAAGGGCGACAGCGCGAATACAGGCGACCAGGCGCGAGGTGCCGAGGGTATAGAAGTTGATCAGCACCACCAGCAGCAGGATAAGGTTACTCAATTCGATCATCAGTGAATCTCCAATCGGAGTTATTCTAAATGGCATGTACGGGTGGTATTAAAATCGACCACCCCCAGCCCCTCCTTAAATAAGGAGGGGAGCTTAAATCTTGAAATCCCCCTCCTAAATTAGGAGGGGTTAGGGGTGGTAGTCGTAAGAAGAGTCCTTCAACGTAAAACCAGAACCAGGGCAAAGATGGAAATCAAGGTGGTGCCGATCAACAACTGTGGAATGCGCACCAGTTGCAGGCGTGCCATCACCGATTCGACGACGCCGATCGCCACGACAATGAACAGCATCCCGGCCATGAAGACCACAGCATCGACGCCGGGATTGCCACTGTCCCAGGGGAGGATGAGTCGCACCAGCAGGGCGCCGAGGACGAGCAGCTTCAGGCTGGCGCCATAAAGAATCATGGCGAAGGCCGGTCCGCTGTGATCGAGGACCATGACTTCGTGAATCATTGTCAACTCCAGATGGGTATTCGGATCGTCAAAGGGTATCCGGCAATTCTCGACGAGAAGGACAACAAAAAGGGCAATCACCAGTAACAAGAGGGACGCCCCGGCACTTTGCCAGGAAGTGACAAGATGGCTGCCCAGAAGTTGATTCAGGGAGAAACCGCCAGAGAGACGGACGAGGACGATCAGGGCAAAGAGGAGGGTCGGTTCGACCAGGCAGGCAAAGGTCACTTCCCGCGCCGCCCCCATCCCTTCAAAACTCGACCCGGTATCAAGGGCTGAGCTGGCGGTAAAGAAACGGGCTAAGGCAAATAAGTAAACAAAGAGGATGAGGTCGCCGTTAAAGGAGAAGGGGGCGGGAATCGCCCCGAAGGGGATCAGCAGCGCCGCCAGCAGCGGGACAATGAGACCGACAATCGGCCCGGCATGAAAGACCCAGGTGGTGGTGCGGCTGATGACAAAGCCCTTCTGCCACAGCCGGTGAAGGTCGTAGTACGGCTGCAATAACGGCGGTCCGTTCCGGCCGGCAAAGAGTGCTTTGGTCCTGGTGATCACGCCGAGGAGGAGCGGCGGGAAGAGGATAACAATGAAGAGATGGAGGAATAATTGCAGGAGCATCGTTACCTCGCTAGTGCCCGCTGCTGATAATCAGCAGAGCAAATAAAGTCAGGACGACATACAGAAGATAGAGACTGGTGACGCCGTTTTGCAGCCAGGTGCGCAGCCAGGTCGCCGCTACGGCCAGCACATTGAATAGCGGCAACA
The DNA window shown above is from Deltaproteobacteria bacterium HGW-Deltaproteobacteria-4 and carries:
- a CDS encoding hydrogenase yields the protein MLLFLIFFPLLFGALALFLPSERWRCRLLPLAGTLHLGGVAIIAWHPPTGNLWIGLDALSLLVLLVTSTLYFACSIYAVSYLQLRSGRGTRTIVACLLIFLSAMTLATAARHLGLLWMAVEATTIASAPLIYYNRNRLSIEATWKYLLICSVGIALALLGMLFLAYAALLGGVEVTLQFDHLLAESSALSTAWLRAGFVFLLVGFGTKMGLAPLHSWKPDAYGEAPGMIGALLAGGLTSISFLAILRAVQLMNAAGLGDLARQQLLALGVLSLLIAAIFMVRQNDVKRMLAYSSVEHMGILAIGIGIGGLATFGALLHLVNNALTKGCMFLSVGNIHRAFASKKITDIHGSMRRLPISGTIFLAGFFAVTGSPPFGPFISEFTILRGIFAGGHYWLAGAFLLLLAIVFIGMGSTVLGMVQGTPDATADSEFKDTFLLVAPPLLLLLLVLLLGLYLPPALRRLLEEAVVLLEVQ
- a CDS encoding hydrogenase, with the translated sequence MIELSNLILLLVVLINFYTLGTSRLVACIRAVALQGGLLALLPLVAHGLSLHTLILAFWALLIKAILIPNLLTRTIREVRIRREMEPLIGFIPTLALGALVTSGAFIFANYLPLIAAHRGSLFIPTALATFFSGFLLLMTRRKAITQVVGYLILENGIFIFGILLSEAMPLMVEAGVLLDMLVGIFVMGIVINQINREFSTVNTERLSALKE
- a CDS encoding hydrogenase, coding for MLLQLFLHLFIVILFPPLLLGVITRTKALFAGRNGPPLLQPYYDLHRLWQKGFVISRTTTWVFHAGPIVGLIVPLLAALLIPFGAIPAPFSFNGDLILFVYLFALARFFTASSALDTGSSFEGMGAAREVTFACLVEPTLLFALIVLVRLSGGFSLNQLLGSHLVTSWQSAGASLLLLVIALFVVLLVENCRIPFDDPNTHLELTMIHEVMVLDHSGPAFAMILYGASLKLLVLGALLVRLILPWDSGNPGVDAVVFMAGMLFIVVAIGVVESVMARLQLVRIPQLLIGTTLISIFALVLVLR